From the Lepisosteus oculatus isolate fLepOcu1 chromosome 1, fLepOcu1.hap2, whole genome shotgun sequence genome, one window contains:
- the sh3d19 gene encoding SH3 domain-containing protein 19 isoform X3 — protein MLYLLKGQKLKKDRAERNKPEQRLSSPGPLSSIRAAIKRTATTRANSQNDPPRDRRRPEITIVSAEPLVSNAWFSGAAGGFSSPHTPSQGIWGPSIPASAQPPPSYDQVIREKTQEQVCPAASPRPSTTTIATQTDLEDVSADAGLGGTGTPQPVQGDAVPAAGKPPKPPRPSLLPPKTKPVASKETVFVKESALVQEETTKLSPIVGSEQLADSQNSTTENRNNPIDSCSKSLLISVSNQCDIDPSPNKLCSDPTEFPGDQTESLVISTDPQPSVDPASKEETKRPVPRPRSKINLIPVTKEVKVQTLVRFKEDDKGEGTHVIPDCGELSSGTYLQELLEVFSVDDQNEEDNMNNFGSQRNIRAKIQAFESQVSTESGNGEPKKPEVRPRHQLAKPPVTAAKPTLMPKPSSRSFWEGDLVTAIKPSPATKDSPVMVLPKLQGMDNVFDSKPEASKSLNPNVVFSAMNNSSHLGNGSKSGFEDNQKEIFQVLASATKPLVPMKPTEMESKDAVQAESPVFIPPPRRLVASRAKSFMVRDSGAVLSRPTPPLLRQASLDLLTSNNQAATGFSFGNGTESESAEMTMTDFFSTKPQGVTHNVPSRPGVSCKPTMIRVPSKPGKMPEADQQDPPPLPVEKPVGGFTSSVTQKYSFASKPAPQESCNSEWWNSSSSEPCLPPRPSGGKVLPPRPPPAKGAPGRPPPPRTSAQPLSSKMGGDSGVPKQPQSQMSKKKGPVLPPRPRPGHQLYNNYTLSVPHGIAEYDFNGRNPGELSFQKNEVLVLLEQIDSDTFVCQAGDGKGTVPKSYMKIITPLPKVPSSTGTSQSSGPGRPQKESSGLQAQVLYDFTPESPDELALRAGDTVSHVERIDSEWYRGTCRGSSGIFPINYVKVLSSIPAPPNGKTDRPKPAPVSGPRCVARFDFEGEQSDELTFSEGDVIKLKEYVDQEWLMGEFDGRTGLVPLNFVEIVEDLPSVHSRVPLPGLGSSIKTNNQAVKASQSQAAPAAAEWGVALYDYTPHTEEDLSLKQGDYILITEEIDADWSRGRLNGKEGFFPTSYVQRSAGSPTSGNSQTGNKQGGRAKALFDFTSESEDELSMKAGDIITALESVDEEWFAGELRGKCGLVPKNYVQVLQEP, from the exons ATCGTGCTGAAAGAAATAAACCAGAGCAGCGTCTTTCAAG TCCAGGACCCCTGTCTTCCATAAGAGCTGCTATCAAGAGAA cagcaacaacaagaGCTAATTCACAGAATGATCCTCCCAGAGACAGAAG GCGGCCAGAGATAACTATTGTGTCAGCGGAGCCCCTGGTGTCAAATGCTTGGTTTTCTGGGGCAGCTGGGGGTTTTTCATCGCCTCATACCCCATCTCAGGGCATCTGGGGACCAAGCATCCCAGCATCTGCACAG CCACCACCATCGTATGACCAGGTGATCAGAGAAAAGACACAGGAGCAGGTCTGTCCAGCAGCCTCCCCTCGGCCTTCCACCACCACTATCGCCACACAGACTGATCTTGAAGACGTTTCTGCAGATGCAGGCCTAGGCGGTACTGGAACACCTCAGCCTGTTCAGGGTGACGCTGTGCCAGCTGCTG GAAAACCTCCAAAACCTCCAAGGCCATCGTTGTTGCCACCCAAAACTAAACCAGTGGCAAGCAAAGAGACAGTTTTTGTAAAAGAGTCTGCTCTAGTCCAAGAGGAGACAACAAAACTTTCACCAATTGTTGGCTCCGAACAGTTGGCAGATTCCCAAAACAGTACGACTGAAAACCGAAATAATCCAATCGATTCCTGCAGTAAATCCCTGCTTATATCGGTGTCTAATCAGTGCGATATAGACCCCAGTCCCAACAAACTCTGTTCTGACCCTACTGAATTTCCTGGTGACCAGACTGAGTCTTTAGTAATCTCCACTGATCCTCAACCATCAGTTGACCCAGCTTCCAAGGAGGAAACAAAACGACCAGTTCCACGTCCGCGGTCCAAAATAAACCTGATACCTGTAACCAAAGAAGTCAAGGTTCAGACTCTGGTGAGATTTAAAGAGGATGACAAGGGAGAGGGCACTCATGTGATCCCTGATTGTGGGGAATTATCCTCAGGTACGTATCTGCAAGAACTCTTAGAGGTTTTTTCTGTAGACGACCAAAACGAAGAAGACAATATGAATAATTTTGGTAGCCAAAGAAATATACGTGCAAAGATACAGGCTTTTGAGTCCCAAGTGAGCACGGAGAGTGGCAATGGAGAACCTAAGAAACCGGAAGTCCGTCCTCGCCATCAGCTTGCCAAACCTCCAGTTACAGCTGCAAAACCAACTCTAATGCCAAAGCCTTCCAGTAGAAGTTTCTGGGAAGGGGACCTTGTGACAGCAATCAAACCAAGCCCAGCCACCAAGGATAGCCCCGTTATGGTCTTGCCCAAGCTGCAAGGAATGGACAATGTTTTCGATTCCAAACCAGAAGCTTCTAAGAGCCTCAATCCTAATGTAGTTTTTAGCGCTATGAACAATTCTAGCCACTTGGGGAATGGGAGTAAATCGGGCTTTGAAGATAACCAGAAGGAAATCTTCCAAGTTTTAGCATCTGCCACAAAGCCACTTGTCCCCATGAAGCCCACAGAGATGGAAAGTAAAGATGCAGTTCAGGCTGAAAGCCCTGTGTTTATACCACCACCTCGGAGGTTGGTCGCCTCCAGGGCGAAGAGTTTCATGGTGCGTGATTCGGGGGCTGTTCTCAGTCGCCCCACTCCTCCATTGTTGAGGCAAGCAAGCCTGGACCTGTTGACGTCAAATAACCAAGCCGCGACAGGCTTCTCCTTTGGTAACGGCACAGAGAGCGAGAGCGCGGAGATGACGATGACAG ACTTTTTTTCCACCAAACCTCAGGGTGTAACACATAATGTTCCCAGTCGCCCAGGTGTGTCTTGTAAACCTACAATGATAAGAGTTCCCAGCAAACCCGGCAAAA TGCCTGAAGCAGATCAGCAGGACCCTCCACCTCTTCCTGTAGAGAAACCAGTGGGCGGTTTCACTTCTTCTGTGACCCAGAAATACAGTTTTGCCTCAAAACCAGCACCTCAG GAGTCATGTAATTCAGAATGGTGGAACAGCTCGTCCTCTGAACCATGTCTGCCACCTCG GCCCAGTGGAGGCAAAGTCCTCCCACCCCGCCCCCCTCCAGCTAAAGGGGCTCCAGGAAGGCCCCCCCCTCCCAGGACCTCTGCGCAGCCCCTCTCCTCCAAGATGGGGGGTGACAGTGGGGTACCTAAACAGCCCCAGAGCCAGATGTCCAAGAAGAAAGGACCTGTACTGCCCCCAAGGCCCAGGCCTGGGCATCAGCTTTATAACAACTACACT CTTTCAGTGCCACATGGAATTGCAGAATATGACTTTAATGGCAGGAACCCAGGGGAACTCTCCTTCCAG AAAAACGAGGTCCTGGTGCTGCTTGAGCAGATCGACAGTGATACATTTGTGTGCCAAGCAGGAGATGGCAAGGGCACAGTTCCCAAGTCTTACATGAAGATCATCACTCCGCTGCCCAAAGTGCCCAGCAGCACAGGAACATCCCAG TCCTCAGGTCCTGGGAGACCTCAGAAAGAGAGCAGTGGTCTACAGGCTCAAGTTCTGTATGACTTTACTCCAG AGAGCCCTGACGAGCTGGCCCTGAGGGCAGGGGACACAGTGTCCCATGTGGAGCGCATCGACAGCGAGTGGTACCGGGGGACGTGCAGGGGCAGCTCTGGCATCTTCCCAATCAATTATGTCAAAGTCCTG TCGAGCATTCCAGCGCCGCCCAATGGGAAGACTGATCGTCCTAAACCAGCACCCGTCAG TGGTCCAAGGTGTGTGGCCAGATTTGATTTTGAGggggagcagagtgatgagCTCACCTTCTCTGAAGGCGACGTGATTAAGCTGAAGGAGTATGTAGATCAGGAATGGCTCATGGGGGAGTTTGACGGCCGCACTGGACTCGTCCCCCTGAACTTTGTCGAAATCGTGGAGGACCTGCCTTCTGTCCACAGTAGAGTACCTCTTCCAG GTCTGGGTTCATCAATCAAGACAAACAACCAGGCTGTTAAAGCTAGTCAG TCCCAGGCTGCGCCTGCTGCTGCCGAGTGGGGAGTTGCACTCTATGACTACACGCCACACACGGAGGAAGACCTGTCTTTAAAACAGGGCGACTACATCCTTATCACTGAGGAAATAGATGCAGACTGGTCCAGGGGGAGGCTCAATGGCAAGGAGGGCTTCTTCCCAACTTCTTATGTCCAGCGCTCTGCAG
- the sh3d19 gene encoding SH3 domain-containing protein 19 isoform X1, producing the protein MAEAWLEEEEEELREIRDPGIRRNRRGQMNAATDRAERNKPEQRLSSPGPLSSIRAAIKRTATTRANSQNDPPRDRRRPEITIVSAEPLVSNAWFSGAAGGFSSPHTPSQGIWGPSIPASAQPPPSYDQVIREKTQEQVCPAASPRPSTTTIATQTDLEDVSADAGLGGTGTPQPVQGDAVPAAGKPPKPPRPSLLPPKTKPVASKETVFVKESALVQEETTKLSPIVGSEQLADSQNSTTENRNNPIDSCSKSLLISVSNQCDIDPSPNKLCSDPTEFPGDQTESLVISTDPQPSVDPASKEETKRPVPRPRSKINLIPVTKEVKVQTLVRFKEDDKGEGTHVIPDCGELSSGTYLQELLEVFSVDDQNEEDNMNNFGSQRNIRAKIQAFESQVSTESGNGEPKKPEVRPRHQLAKPPVTAAKPTLMPKPSSRSFWEGDLVTAIKPSPATKDSPVMVLPKLQGMDNVFDSKPEASKSLNPNVVFSAMNNSSHLGNGSKSGFEDNQKEIFQVLASATKPLVPMKPTEMESKDAVQAESPVFIPPPRRLVASRAKSFMVRDSGAVLSRPTPPLLRQASLDLLTSNNQAATGFSFGNGTESESAEMTMTDFFSTKPQGVTHNVPSRPGVSCKPTMIRVPSKPGKMPEADQQDPPPLPVEKPVGGFTSSVTQKYSFASKPAPQESCNSEWWNSSSSEPCLPPRPSGGKVLPPRPPPAKGAPGRPPPPRTSAQPLSSKMGGDSGVPKQPQSQMSKKKGPVLPPRPRPGHQLYNNYTLSVPHGIAEYDFNGRNPGELSFQKNEVLVLLEQIDSDTFVCQAGDGKGTVPKSYMKIITPLPKVPSSTGTSQSSGPGRPQKESSGLQAQVLYDFTPESPDELALRAGDTVSHVERIDSEWYRGTCRGSSGIFPINYVKVLSSIPAPPNGKTDRPKPAPVSGPRCVARFDFEGEQSDELTFSEGDVIKLKEYVDQEWLMGEFDGRTGLVPLNFVEIVEDLPSVHSRVPLPGLGSSIKTNNQAVKASQSQAAPAAAEWGVALYDYTPHTEEDLSLKQGDYILITEEIDADWSRGRLNGKEGFFPTSYVQRSAGSPTSGNSQTGNKQGGRAKALFDFTSESEDELSMKAGDIITALESVDEEWFAGELRGKCGLVPKNYVQVLQEP; encoded by the exons ATCGTGCTGAAAGAAATAAACCAGAGCAGCGTCTTTCAAG TCCAGGACCCCTGTCTTCCATAAGAGCTGCTATCAAGAGAA cagcaacaacaagaGCTAATTCACAGAATGATCCTCCCAGAGACAGAAG GCGGCCAGAGATAACTATTGTGTCAGCGGAGCCCCTGGTGTCAAATGCTTGGTTTTCTGGGGCAGCTGGGGGTTTTTCATCGCCTCATACCCCATCTCAGGGCATCTGGGGACCAAGCATCCCAGCATCTGCACAG CCACCACCATCGTATGACCAGGTGATCAGAGAAAAGACACAGGAGCAGGTCTGTCCAGCAGCCTCCCCTCGGCCTTCCACCACCACTATCGCCACACAGACTGATCTTGAAGACGTTTCTGCAGATGCAGGCCTAGGCGGTACTGGAACACCTCAGCCTGTTCAGGGTGACGCTGTGCCAGCTGCTG GAAAACCTCCAAAACCTCCAAGGCCATCGTTGTTGCCACCCAAAACTAAACCAGTGGCAAGCAAAGAGACAGTTTTTGTAAAAGAGTCTGCTCTAGTCCAAGAGGAGACAACAAAACTTTCACCAATTGTTGGCTCCGAACAGTTGGCAGATTCCCAAAACAGTACGACTGAAAACCGAAATAATCCAATCGATTCCTGCAGTAAATCCCTGCTTATATCGGTGTCTAATCAGTGCGATATAGACCCCAGTCCCAACAAACTCTGTTCTGACCCTACTGAATTTCCTGGTGACCAGACTGAGTCTTTAGTAATCTCCACTGATCCTCAACCATCAGTTGACCCAGCTTCCAAGGAGGAAACAAAACGACCAGTTCCACGTCCGCGGTCCAAAATAAACCTGATACCTGTAACCAAAGAAGTCAAGGTTCAGACTCTGGTGAGATTTAAAGAGGATGACAAGGGAGAGGGCACTCATGTGATCCCTGATTGTGGGGAATTATCCTCAGGTACGTATCTGCAAGAACTCTTAGAGGTTTTTTCTGTAGACGACCAAAACGAAGAAGACAATATGAATAATTTTGGTAGCCAAAGAAATATACGTGCAAAGATACAGGCTTTTGAGTCCCAAGTGAGCACGGAGAGTGGCAATGGAGAACCTAAGAAACCGGAAGTCCGTCCTCGCCATCAGCTTGCCAAACCTCCAGTTACAGCTGCAAAACCAACTCTAATGCCAAAGCCTTCCAGTAGAAGTTTCTGGGAAGGGGACCTTGTGACAGCAATCAAACCAAGCCCAGCCACCAAGGATAGCCCCGTTATGGTCTTGCCCAAGCTGCAAGGAATGGACAATGTTTTCGATTCCAAACCAGAAGCTTCTAAGAGCCTCAATCCTAATGTAGTTTTTAGCGCTATGAACAATTCTAGCCACTTGGGGAATGGGAGTAAATCGGGCTTTGAAGATAACCAGAAGGAAATCTTCCAAGTTTTAGCATCTGCCACAAAGCCACTTGTCCCCATGAAGCCCACAGAGATGGAAAGTAAAGATGCAGTTCAGGCTGAAAGCCCTGTGTTTATACCACCACCTCGGAGGTTGGTCGCCTCCAGGGCGAAGAGTTTCATGGTGCGTGATTCGGGGGCTGTTCTCAGTCGCCCCACTCCTCCATTGTTGAGGCAAGCAAGCCTGGACCTGTTGACGTCAAATAACCAAGCCGCGACAGGCTTCTCCTTTGGTAACGGCACAGAGAGCGAGAGCGCGGAGATGACGATGACAG ACTTTTTTTCCACCAAACCTCAGGGTGTAACACATAATGTTCCCAGTCGCCCAGGTGTGTCTTGTAAACCTACAATGATAAGAGTTCCCAGCAAACCCGGCAAAA TGCCTGAAGCAGATCAGCAGGACCCTCCACCTCTTCCTGTAGAGAAACCAGTGGGCGGTTTCACTTCTTCTGTGACCCAGAAATACAGTTTTGCCTCAAAACCAGCACCTCAG GAGTCATGTAATTCAGAATGGTGGAACAGCTCGTCCTCTGAACCATGTCTGCCACCTCG GCCCAGTGGAGGCAAAGTCCTCCCACCCCGCCCCCCTCCAGCTAAAGGGGCTCCAGGAAGGCCCCCCCCTCCCAGGACCTCTGCGCAGCCCCTCTCCTCCAAGATGGGGGGTGACAGTGGGGTACCTAAACAGCCCCAGAGCCAGATGTCCAAGAAGAAAGGACCTGTACTGCCCCCAAGGCCCAGGCCTGGGCATCAGCTTTATAACAACTACACT CTTTCAGTGCCACATGGAATTGCAGAATATGACTTTAATGGCAGGAACCCAGGGGAACTCTCCTTCCAG AAAAACGAGGTCCTGGTGCTGCTTGAGCAGATCGACAGTGATACATTTGTGTGCCAAGCAGGAGATGGCAAGGGCACAGTTCCCAAGTCTTACATGAAGATCATCACTCCGCTGCCCAAAGTGCCCAGCAGCACAGGAACATCCCAG TCCTCAGGTCCTGGGAGACCTCAGAAAGAGAGCAGTGGTCTACAGGCTCAAGTTCTGTATGACTTTACTCCAG AGAGCCCTGACGAGCTGGCCCTGAGGGCAGGGGACACAGTGTCCCATGTGGAGCGCATCGACAGCGAGTGGTACCGGGGGACGTGCAGGGGCAGCTCTGGCATCTTCCCAATCAATTATGTCAAAGTCCTG TCGAGCATTCCAGCGCCGCCCAATGGGAAGACTGATCGTCCTAAACCAGCACCCGTCAG TGGTCCAAGGTGTGTGGCCAGATTTGATTTTGAGggggagcagagtgatgagCTCACCTTCTCTGAAGGCGACGTGATTAAGCTGAAGGAGTATGTAGATCAGGAATGGCTCATGGGGGAGTTTGACGGCCGCACTGGACTCGTCCCCCTGAACTTTGTCGAAATCGTGGAGGACCTGCCTTCTGTCCACAGTAGAGTACCTCTTCCAG GTCTGGGTTCATCAATCAAGACAAACAACCAGGCTGTTAAAGCTAGTCAG TCCCAGGCTGCGCCTGCTGCTGCCGAGTGGGGAGTTGCACTCTATGACTACACGCCACACACGGAGGAAGACCTGTCTTTAAAACAGGGCGACTACATCCTTATCACTGAGGAAATAGATGCAGACTGGTCCAGGGGGAGGCTCAATGGCAAGGAGGGCTTCTTCCCAACTTCTTATGTCCAGCGCTCTGCAG
- the sh3d19 gene encoding SH3 domain-containing protein 19 isoform X6: MAEAWLEEEEEELREIRDPGIRRNRRGQMNAATDRAERNKPEQRLSSPGPLSSIRAAIKRTATTRANSQNDPPRDRRRPEITIVSAEPLVSNAWFSGAAGGFSSPHTPSQGIWGPSIPASAQPPPSYDQVIREKTQEQVCPAASPRPSTTTIATQTDLEDVSADAGLGGTGTPQPVQGDAVPAAGKPPKPPRPSLLPPKTKPVASKETVFVKESALVQEETTKLSPIVGSEQLADSQNSTTENRNNPIDSCSKSLLISVSNQCDIDPSPNKLCSDPTEFPGDQTESLVISTDPQPSVDPASKEETKRPVPRPRSKINLIPVTKEVKVQTLVRFKEDDKGEGTHVIPDCGELSSGTYLQELLEVFSVDDQNEEDNMNNFGSQRNIRAKIQAFESQVSTESGNGEPKKPEVRPRHQLAKPPVTAAKPTLMPKPSSRSFWEGDLVTAIKPSPATKDSPVMVLPKLQGMDNVFDSKPEASKSLNPNVVFSAMNNSSHLGNGSKSGFEDNQKEIFQVLASATKPLVPMKPTEMESKDAVQAESPVFIPPPRRLVASRAKSFMVRDSGAVLSRPTPPLLRQASLDLLTSNNQAATGFSFGNGTESESAEMTMTVPEADQQDPPPLPVEKPVGGFTSSVTQKYSFASKPAPQESCNSEWWNSSSSEPCLPPRPSGGKVLPPRPPPAKGAPGRPPPPRTSAQPLSSKMGGDSGVPKQPQSQMSKKKGPVLPPRPRPGHQLYNNYTLSVPHGIAEYDFNGRNPGELSFQKNEVLVLLEQIDSDTFVCQAGDGKGTVPKSYMKIITPLPKVPSSTGTSQSSGPGRPQKESSGLQAQVLYDFTPESPDELALRAGDTVSHVERIDSEWYRGTCRGSSGIFPINYVKVLSSIPAPPNGKTDRPKPAPVSGPRCVARFDFEGEQSDELTFSEGDVIKLKEYVDQEWLMGEFDGRTGLVPLNFVEIVEDLPSVHSRVPLPGLGSSIKTNNQAVKASQSQAAPAAAEWGVALYDYTPHTEEDLSLKQGDYILITEEIDADWSRGRLNGKEGFFPTSYVQRSAGSPTSGNSQTGNKQGGRAKALFDFTSESEDELSMKAGDIITALESVDEEWFAGELRGKCGLVPKNYVQVLQEP, encoded by the exons ATCGTGCTGAAAGAAATAAACCAGAGCAGCGTCTTTCAAG TCCAGGACCCCTGTCTTCCATAAGAGCTGCTATCAAGAGAA cagcaacaacaagaGCTAATTCACAGAATGATCCTCCCAGAGACAGAAG GCGGCCAGAGATAACTATTGTGTCAGCGGAGCCCCTGGTGTCAAATGCTTGGTTTTCTGGGGCAGCTGGGGGTTTTTCATCGCCTCATACCCCATCTCAGGGCATCTGGGGACCAAGCATCCCAGCATCTGCACAG CCACCACCATCGTATGACCAGGTGATCAGAGAAAAGACACAGGAGCAGGTCTGTCCAGCAGCCTCCCCTCGGCCTTCCACCACCACTATCGCCACACAGACTGATCTTGAAGACGTTTCTGCAGATGCAGGCCTAGGCGGTACTGGAACACCTCAGCCTGTTCAGGGTGACGCTGTGCCAGCTGCTG GAAAACCTCCAAAACCTCCAAGGCCATCGTTGTTGCCACCCAAAACTAAACCAGTGGCAAGCAAAGAGACAGTTTTTGTAAAAGAGTCTGCTCTAGTCCAAGAGGAGACAACAAAACTTTCACCAATTGTTGGCTCCGAACAGTTGGCAGATTCCCAAAACAGTACGACTGAAAACCGAAATAATCCAATCGATTCCTGCAGTAAATCCCTGCTTATATCGGTGTCTAATCAGTGCGATATAGACCCCAGTCCCAACAAACTCTGTTCTGACCCTACTGAATTTCCTGGTGACCAGACTGAGTCTTTAGTAATCTCCACTGATCCTCAACCATCAGTTGACCCAGCTTCCAAGGAGGAAACAAAACGACCAGTTCCACGTCCGCGGTCCAAAATAAACCTGATACCTGTAACCAAAGAAGTCAAGGTTCAGACTCTGGTGAGATTTAAAGAGGATGACAAGGGAGAGGGCACTCATGTGATCCCTGATTGTGGGGAATTATCCTCAGGTACGTATCTGCAAGAACTCTTAGAGGTTTTTTCTGTAGACGACCAAAACGAAGAAGACAATATGAATAATTTTGGTAGCCAAAGAAATATACGTGCAAAGATACAGGCTTTTGAGTCCCAAGTGAGCACGGAGAGTGGCAATGGAGAACCTAAGAAACCGGAAGTCCGTCCTCGCCATCAGCTTGCCAAACCTCCAGTTACAGCTGCAAAACCAACTCTAATGCCAAAGCCTTCCAGTAGAAGTTTCTGGGAAGGGGACCTTGTGACAGCAATCAAACCAAGCCCAGCCACCAAGGATAGCCCCGTTATGGTCTTGCCCAAGCTGCAAGGAATGGACAATGTTTTCGATTCCAAACCAGAAGCTTCTAAGAGCCTCAATCCTAATGTAGTTTTTAGCGCTATGAACAATTCTAGCCACTTGGGGAATGGGAGTAAATCGGGCTTTGAAGATAACCAGAAGGAAATCTTCCAAGTTTTAGCATCTGCCACAAAGCCACTTGTCCCCATGAAGCCCACAGAGATGGAAAGTAAAGATGCAGTTCAGGCTGAAAGCCCTGTGTTTATACCACCACCTCGGAGGTTGGTCGCCTCCAGGGCGAAGAGTTTCATGGTGCGTGATTCGGGGGCTGTTCTCAGTCGCCCCACTCCTCCATTGTTGAGGCAAGCAAGCCTGGACCTGTTGACGTCAAATAACCAAGCCGCGACAGGCTTCTCCTTTGGTAACGGCACAGAGAGCGAGAGCGCGGAGATGACGATGACAG TGCCTGAAGCAGATCAGCAGGACCCTCCACCTCTTCCTGTAGAGAAACCAGTGGGCGGTTTCACTTCTTCTGTGACCCAGAAATACAGTTTTGCCTCAAAACCAGCACCTCAG GAGTCATGTAATTCAGAATGGTGGAACAGCTCGTCCTCTGAACCATGTCTGCCACCTCG GCCCAGTGGAGGCAAAGTCCTCCCACCCCGCCCCCCTCCAGCTAAAGGGGCTCCAGGAAGGCCCCCCCCTCCCAGGACCTCTGCGCAGCCCCTCTCCTCCAAGATGGGGGGTGACAGTGGGGTACCTAAACAGCCCCAGAGCCAGATGTCCAAGAAGAAAGGACCTGTACTGCCCCCAAGGCCCAGGCCTGGGCATCAGCTTTATAACAACTACACT CTTTCAGTGCCACATGGAATTGCAGAATATGACTTTAATGGCAGGAACCCAGGGGAACTCTCCTTCCAG AAAAACGAGGTCCTGGTGCTGCTTGAGCAGATCGACAGTGATACATTTGTGTGCCAAGCAGGAGATGGCAAGGGCACAGTTCCCAAGTCTTACATGAAGATCATCACTCCGCTGCCCAAAGTGCCCAGCAGCACAGGAACATCCCAG TCCTCAGGTCCTGGGAGACCTCAGAAAGAGAGCAGTGGTCTACAGGCTCAAGTTCTGTATGACTTTACTCCAG AGAGCCCTGACGAGCTGGCCCTGAGGGCAGGGGACACAGTGTCCCATGTGGAGCGCATCGACAGCGAGTGGTACCGGGGGACGTGCAGGGGCAGCTCTGGCATCTTCCCAATCAATTATGTCAAAGTCCTG TCGAGCATTCCAGCGCCGCCCAATGGGAAGACTGATCGTCCTAAACCAGCACCCGTCAG TGGTCCAAGGTGTGTGGCCAGATTTGATTTTGAGggggagcagagtgatgagCTCACCTTCTCTGAAGGCGACGTGATTAAGCTGAAGGAGTATGTAGATCAGGAATGGCTCATGGGGGAGTTTGACGGCCGCACTGGACTCGTCCCCCTGAACTTTGTCGAAATCGTGGAGGACCTGCCTTCTGTCCACAGTAGAGTACCTCTTCCAG GTCTGGGTTCATCAATCAAGACAAACAACCAGGCTGTTAAAGCTAGTCAG TCCCAGGCTGCGCCTGCTGCTGCCGAGTGGGGAGTTGCACTCTATGACTACACGCCACACACGGAGGAAGACCTGTCTTTAAAACAGGGCGACTACATCCTTATCACTGAGGAAATAGATGCAGACTGGTCCAGGGGGAGGCTCAATGGCAAGGAGGGCTTCTTCCCAACTTCTTATGTCCAGCGCTCTGCAG